The DNA region GTTCAGAAAAtttgcaaaataaatataatgtaagaaataaatagttatttattttctcaCCACAGAAAACATTATCTCCAGAGAGAGAGACTAAAGGAAGGACAATTGGGAGACGTGGACGCACTGTAAGCCCGTCAACAGATTTCCTTGATATATCTCCTAATCTCTTTACTTCCACACCACAACACTTGACTGATCTTTTCTCTCATCCTCAGACGCAACAAGCAGCTTGTtgcaacacacacaaaaaatggCTCAAACCATGCTGCTTACTTCCGGCATCTCTGCTAACCATTTCTTGAGGAACAAGAACCCTCTGGCTCAGCCCAAAGTTCACCATCTCTTCCTCTCCGGAAACTCACCGGTTACTCTACCATCTCGAAGACCATCGCTGGCTCCTCTCGCTATCTTCAAACCCAAAACCAAAGCTGCTCCCAAAAAGGTATTCAGAGACCCTTTTACTTGTTCAACAAGAAACACATCTCATGTCATGATGGTAATGGTAAGattgttttatatattctaGGTTGAGAAAGTGAAGCCAAAGGTTGAAGACGGTATCTTCGGAACGTCTGGTGGGATAGGATTCACGAAGCAGAACGAGCTCTTTGTGGGTCGTGTTGCTATGATCGGTTTCGCCGTAAGTCCCCTCTATTTTTCTGTTACACACAAACTTTTGTTACAAGGAAGAAGAATATTTGATATGAAATTTGGGTTTTATGAATAGGCATCGTTGCTAGGTGAGGCGTTGACTGGGAAAGGGATATTAGCACAGCTGAACTTGGAGACAGGAATACCGATTTACGAAGCAGAGCCATTGCTTCTCTTCTTCATATTGTTCACTCTGTTGGGTGCCATTGGAGCTCTTGGAGACAGAGGAAAATTCGTCGACGATCCTCCCACCGGACTCGAGAAAGCCGTCATTCCTCCCGGCAAGGGCGTTCGCTCTGCCCTCGGTCTCAAAGAACAAGGTTCTGAAACCGTATTGCTCTGCCAAATTTGATATTACTGAACCGtagtatctaatctattaatgtTTGTTGTTTGGTTGTGTGAAGGTCCATTGTTTGGGTTCACGAAGGCGAACGAGTTGTTCGTAGGAAGGTTGGCACAGTTGGGAATAGCATTTTCACTGATTGGGGAGATTATTACCGGGAAAGGAGCATTGGCTCAACTCAACATTGAGACTGGTATTCCAATTCAAGATATCGAACCACTCGTCCTCTTGAACgttgctttcttcttctttgctgcCATTAATCCTGGTAATGGAAAGTTCATTACTGATGATGGTGAAGAAAGCTAAACTCTTTATGTACTTTCGAGTTAGTAGTTTGGGAGACCATTATCATGTTGAGACAAAAGGAAATGGACAATTTAAACTATTGTAATACTTAAATCCTTTTGTTTTAACTTGCTTTTTTCTGATTATATCCCTAGTTCCTTTACACCTAAGTGACTGATACcatttaaacataatatttaacTGACAGAACTTTGAGATTCGAAAAGAAAATTATAGCTTACGATCAAACCGTGGTTGAAAATCAGAGACATAGGCTAATTTGATTTTCTACGCAATATTATATTAAGAAGAATTGATCGTCTTCTTATATAAGTGAAAACCAAACTCTTTCGCATTTCCACAATGATTCATCCTTAATCATAGAGATCTTGTGTTACATTCCAGATTCAGAATTGTAGATCTGGTTCTAGCGAGTTTATAGAGAAATctggaaaagaagaagagtagTAACTTTAGTGGTTAGTACAGTTAAGTATTGTTTTACcgaacataataaataaaatggtGTAGCCCAACGGTGTGTTCATAAGCGGAAATATGGTCATTTAAGTCTTTTGAGTTTTGACTATTTGAAATCAAAAAGTTTAATATCAAACcattatttatagaattttctTCCTTAATTAATAGTTGATTTGGCAAATTAACAACAAAAAATCAACCGTTAAATCGTAAACAATTCTAGTtagttttatatcaattattcTCGCCACTAAAcctgaaaaattcaaaatctccAAATTTAAACTCTAATTTTGAGCAAAATTGATTTCTGACAATGGAAAAAAGATTTCTGGTGATATTagtagattatatatatatatatatatatatatatatatagtcaaataaactatatattatacaaaatacataaatatttaaatttcaaaatttgaattgataaataataagaatttaatattttaggtttaaaattttcattgaatttgcaaaaatgattataaattaaaaaaatattaaaagttccATACTGAAaatttgttatcaatgatttaaatttttcttacaAACAATATAAttgatcataaaatcataagaatatgaaattttatttaataaatactcatattaaaaatatatactatacatcaatgttaatatcatttttagtaaaaatccTAGTATATATGCTCTCTAGGAAACAACGTAACTAACCAAGCATCAAGTGCACTGGTCGAATCTGCCTGCCGTCCCCCTCCGGTTTAAAAATGATCGGCTAATAACAAGTCAAGACGCCAAAAAGTGTGTCGAATCTTCGCTTCTTCTCACCAACTAAGCAGCGTTTTCATCAATCTCTCTGCTTCGTCGCTGCTTTCAGACGAAATTCCATGTCAGGTATGTCTAAAATACCCAGATTTTAAATTGTTTGTGTTCTGTCTCGAATTATGCTTCAGAGTTTTTATTTGacgaaaattttgaaattgtgAAGTTATGGGCGTTTATGGTGAATCATTTGTggactatatatattttaagtagtTTAAAAGTTTTGTTCTTTATGTGTGTTGTGTCAGTGTGTCTGGTTCTTGTTAATTTATGTGGGTTTACAGATAATCAAGAACCGAACTTTGTGAAGGAGGAGAGTGTGGTAGGTATTCCATCTCCACTCTTGAAGCTCAAAAGCTGGCAATGGTGGGTTCTTGTATCCATCAACATCTTCTTCCTTATCGGTGGCCAAGCTGCTTCAGTCATTCTCGGTAGGTTTTACTACAACGAAGGTGGAAACAGCAAATGGATGGCCACTCTTGTTCAAACCGCTGCTTTTCCACTCCTCTATGTCCCGTatttgcttcttccttcttcttcttgttcgcTCAAAACCATGGTCTTGATTTACGCTCCTCTCGGTGTCATCGTCGCTGGAGACAACATGTTGTACTCTGTCGGACTTCTCTACCTCTCCGCGTCCACTTATTCGCTCATTTGCGGTACTCAGTTAGCGTTTAATGCGGTCTTCTCTTATTTCATCAATGCTCAGAAGTTCACTGCTTTGATTCTCAACTCGGTggttcttctctctttctctgctgCTTTGATTGCCCTCAACGATGATTCAGACGCTCCTTCTGGTGTCCCCAGGTCGAAGTATATTGTTGGGTTTGTGTGTACACTCGCCGCATCAGCTCTCTACTCTCTACTCCTCTCCCTTATGCAGTTCTCATTCGAGAAGATTCTGAAGAGAGAGACGTTCTCAGTAGTTCTCGAGATGCAAATCTACACTTCTTTAGTGGCGACTTGTGTCTCTGTTATCGGGCTATTCGCGAGCGGGGAATGGAGAACGCTGCATGGAGAAATGGATGGGTATCATAAAGGTCAAGCCTCTTATGTACTGACTCTGCTCGGGACAGCGGTTACGTGGCAAGTGTGTTCTGTAGGAGTGGTGGGTTTGATATTTCTGGTGTCCTCCCTATTCTCAAACGTTATTGGTACGCTTTCTCTAGCTGTGACTCCACTTGCTGCTTTGGCTGTGTTCCGTGATAAGATGAGTGGCGTTAAGGTTATGGCGATGCTGATCGCTCTTTGGGGTTTTGCTTCTTATGTTTACCAGAATCATCTTGATGACTTGAAAGTAAGACGAGCTCGAGAACAAGCGCTTGCCAGTCGGGTTGATCCGCCTTGTTAATTCAGGCAGTGCATTTGCTTTAGGTTGCAATACTTTTGTGGTTTAGATTAAGCAAcaactagaccttgacccgcgTGCCCGCGCGGGTGTTCGTTTTCGATTTGAAATGTTATGATATTATTCTTTTAGGTTTTGTAATtgtgatattaattttttttatattgtctGCTAATATTAAAAGGGTAAATGATGAATTACATTAGATATTtagttgaatattttttttaatcatatagtTTGTTTGTGGTAGTGTGTGGAATTAGAAGATGTAATGATTTTTCtgtgtttttaatcatatagttaaacttacattctccaaaaattttgtgttttgtttttcttttttactaattgtaaatgatgtatttaaataattgatCGTATTACAGTGTCTgcttattataattttctttttacgtTAAACCATGTATTTTATGACGAAGATTAAAACAACTTAACAAACTCAACATATTCTTGTAATTAGAAAGTTCTATACAATGAAAACAATTTctttatagatataaaatacaaataaataaatagctATGACTAAGGAtgccatttttaaaattttaaattacgtATACATGTTCATAGAAAATacaatgatttataaaattttatatgaaaaatttaacatataaaaacagtatataatatagttaatttttttcataattttattaatattaaaatagagaTGGGTTTGGTTTGTATCAAGTTAATTGATAAATATCCATAAGACTAATATTTGAAGGCCCATATTGTGAAAGTCCATTGTGTAACCGTTTTTTCCGGGAATTGTAACAAAAATAGGGGTGAGCAAAAAacacaaaccgaaccgaaccgaccCAACCAAAGTTAAACcgacccaaaccaaaccgtgaTCTTTATATAATCCAATTGGTTCATGTTATTTCCAACCGAATGGCTTAGTTTGGTTGGgatttaaaccgaaccaaactgaaccaaaccgataacccaataaatttttatctataatatatatatattaatttattgtaaattttagtttaagttttgttttccatttttttaacttccatatatttttgaaatttattttgaaaaaattcaaatatgattcaaataatactattatatatattctctaATTTTAATACCTAAAGATTGTACtcaaaacaaaacctaaaaactatAAGCATCTAAATTGTAGCCGTCTCGTCTCGTTTTTTTCCAATATCCATTGtctaaaagtaaaattatgtAACAAAGTTATTGTTTggtattttgagtttttggatACATTGTTTTCTGACTtttaatattagatttttagctaaaaatgtttatattccCACGCTATCTTTTATAGTTCACATGCCCaaactacaccgaaccaaactaaaccataataaagtaaaccgaactaaatctaaaccgaaccaaactaaatctaaaccaaaccgaaccaaacaaaatccaaaccgaatccAAACCAAAGCTACATTGGTTTTAATTAGGTTGAGTTTTATATAATCtaaattaaccaaaccaaaccgaacccaaatcAAATCCGAAACTAAACCGATATGCCCAAAATTGACATATTCATCTAGAAAATAGAAATAAGACTTTACTTGGGATTTGTATTCATGAGTAATAATCTTGTGACTGTTTTGTTTCTAAAATGGCATgagtaaatatattaatgtttataATTGTTGTGTAGTTTGTGCAGTGGGCTCTTTAGAGGACAAATCATTTTTACTTCAATCAAGACATAGGATTATTACTTCAATCAAAATAAATACCCATTAAAATGTTGTAAAAGACTTCGTGGGCTCTGCgttaaatgattttaaaatggGCTCGGCGTGAAGTGAGGTGATTAATGTAAATAATTTCTTGAATTAAAATCAGTGGCAGTATGTGGTAAATAATAAGAAGAAGTAGGGGTTAGTttccatttgtacttcacttttaataggatagatgactgttttgtttctaaaatggcatgagtaaatatattaatgtttataATTGTTGTGTAGTTTGTGCAGTGGGCTCTTTAGAGGACAAATCATTTTTACTTCAATCAAGACATAGGATTATTACttcaatcaaaatatatacCCATTAAAATGTTGTAAAAGACTTCGTGGGCTCTGCGTTAAATGATTTCAAAATGGGCTCGGCGTGAAGTGAGGTGATTAATGTAGATAATTTCTTGAATTAAAATCTGTGGCAGTATGTGGTAAATAACGAGAAGAAGTAGGGGTTAGTTTTCATTTGTACTTCatttttaataggatagataaaATTGTTACTCGTTAGGACAAGCTTCTATTCTTGTGtcatattgttttaaaaaatcagatattttgtacgatcaaatttaaatatactGGTTTGGTATCCAAATTGCATCAGCACACAAGAATATATCAGTAAGAAGAAGGTCCAGCCAAACGTAAACTGTCAAGCTGTCGATTCaatcatttaaatataaattgagTTATTGAAATTTCTAATTGATTTATCATGGAAAACCTATTTATATAGAGAAGAATTAAAGAATTTCTAGACCATTCCATGATTTtctcataatttttaatatcataataaatttgCGTAAAAAAACTATCCCGTAATAATAACTATATAGAGACTCCATGCTTCCCAAAACCACAACCTATAACCTTATAGACATAAATGATTGTTTCAGGGCAAAGAGTTCTAAACAATGAGAACCaacaaaacaacataaaaaaaaattatatcaatagagatttaaaataaactaacacatcTATTTTGCGTATAGataactaaaattttttttatataaaagctTCATATTTGCTTTTAGAATAGATGAATCTCAAATGAGATAATCTTCATATTAATCCAAAAGCACCACGCAAATTGGTTAAGCACAAAATAAacttatattgtttatttttatcatatataccacaaattttaaataatttacaaaataccattatttttttaaaatatgtgtgTTTTTACTCATACATCTTCGTCATCATAATCTATTTatgaaattgttattttcattagTGATGGAAAACAGATCAAACCCACCCTGTTGGGGATTGACTTTTTTATTGTAATTCAAAAATCCGATCCAAAAAGAGAAAATAGTTGAATCGCCCCACAAAAATTTACGGGTAACTCATGGTTAAAAGTTAGGCATATGGTTAAAATTTAGGCACATATTCTCACCAAATCTAagtaatatattcaaaattttcgtATAGAAGCTCCACCAACCACCATACTAGTTTTGAAATTGAACATTTTGTGAGTTTTCTTAGCAGCCTTCTAACAAATCTACTTACTTTTCTTTGTAAGCAGAATGCATCA from Raphanus sativus cultivar WK10039 chromosome 8, ASM80110v3, whole genome shotgun sequence includes:
- the LOC130498319 gene encoding photosystem II 22 kDa protein, chloroplastic-like translates to MAQTMLLTSGISANHFLRNKNPLAQPKVHHLFLSGNSPVTLPSRRPSLAPLAIFKPKTKAAPKKVEKVKPKVEDGIFGTSGGIGFTKQNELFVGRVAMIGFAASLLGEALTGKGILAQLNLETGIPIYEAEPLLLFFILFTLLGAIGALGDRGKFVDDPPTGLEKAVIPPGKGVRSALGLKEQGPLFGFTKANELFVGRLAQLGIAFSLIGEIITGKGALAQLNIETGIPIQDIEPLVLLNVAFFFFAAINPGNGKFITDDGEES
- the LOC130498748 gene encoding probable purine permease 11 isoform X1 gives rise to the protein MSDNQEPNFVKEESVVGIPSPLLKLKSWQWWVLVSINIFFLIGGQAASVILGRFYYNEGGNSKWMATLVQTAAFPLLYVPYLLLPSSSCSLKTMVLIYAPLGVIVAGDNMLYSVGLLYLSASTYSLICGTQLAFNAVFSYFINAQKFTALILNSVVLLSFSAALIALNDDSDAPSGVPRSKYIVGFVCTLAASALYSLLLSLMQFSFEKILKRETFSVVLEMQIYTSLVATCVSVIGLFASGEWRTLHGEMDGYHKGQASYVLTLLGTAVTWQVCSVGVVGLIFLVSSLFSNVIGTLSLAVTPLAALAVFRDKMSGVKVMAMLIALWGFASYVYQNHLDDLKVRRAREQALASRVDPPC
- the LOC130498748 gene encoding probable purine permease 11 isoform X2; its protein translation is MVNHLWTIYILSSLKVLFFMCVVSVCLVLVNLCGFTDNQEPNFVKEESVVGIPSPLLKLKSWQWWVLVSINIFFLIGGQAASVILGRFYYNEGGNSKWMATLVQTAAFPLLYVPYLLLPSSSCSLKTMVLIYAPLGVIVAGDNMLYSVGLLYLSASTYSLICGTQLAFNAVFSYFINAQKFTALILNSVVLLSFSAALIALNDDSDAPSGVPRSKYIVGFVCTLAASALYSLLLSLMQFSFEKILKRETFSVVLEMQIYTSLVATCVSVIGLFASGEWRTLHGEMDGYHKGQASYVLTLLGTAVTWQVCSVGVVGLIFLVSSLFSNVIESS